A region of the Jatrophihabitans sp. genome:
CTGAGCGTGCCCTGAACCTGTTGCCCTGAACCTGTTGCCCTGAACTGTTGTGCGGCCCGAATCCGCGCTGGCTGACGATCGGCGCGCGGATTCGGGCCGCCACAATGCCCAACGGCTAGGACAGGACGAGCGGCTAGGACAGGACGAGCGAGGCCTCCACCAGGCCGGGCGCCGGCGCGCTGACCGGCTGGCGCACCGAACCGGAGTTGTGCAGCACCGACAACGTCCACTCACCCGGCGCGGCGAAGAACCGGTAGTCCCCGGTGGCCGAGGTCAGCACCTCCGCGGTGAACTCACCAGTGGAGTCCAGCAGCCGGACGTAGGCCCCCGGCACCGGCGCCTCGTCCTTGGAGACCGTCCCGTAGATCACGGTCTCCTTGGCGAGGTCGACGTGCGCCGGCAAGGTGGGGGTCTGGGCAGGTGCTCCGCACATCAGTAGTTCACTTCCTCTTCGCGCGAGCGCTCATCGGCCGCTCGCTCCGGTCCTCGCTCGCTGACGCTCGCTGCGATCCTCACGCGCTCAGGCTCCCTTTTCGATCGGGACGCCGATCAGCGAGCCGTACTCGGTCCACGAGCCGTCGTAGTTCTTGACGTTGGAGTGCCCCAGCAGCTCGTGCAGCACGAACCAGGTGTGGCTGGAGCGCTCACCGATGCGGCAGTAGGCGATGGTGTCCTTGCCGGTGTCCAGCCCAGCGTCGGCGTAGAGCTTGGCCAGCTCCTCGTCGGACTTGAAGGTGCCGTCCTCGTTGGCAGCCTTCGACCACGGCACGTTCACCGCGGTCGGGATGTGGCCACCGCGCTGGGACTGCTCCTGCGGCAGGTGGGCCGGGGCCAGCAGCTTGCCGGAGAACTCGTCGGGCGAGCGGACGTCCACCAGGTTCTTGGCGCCGATCGCGGCGATCGTCTCGTCACGGAACGCCCGGATGGACAGGTCCTGGTCCTGGGCGCGGTACTCGGTGGCCGGACGCGACACCGCGTCCTTGGACAGCTCGCGGCCCTCCAGCTCCCACTTCTTGCGACCGCCGTCGAGCAGCTTGACGTCGTTGTGGCCGTACAGCTTGAAGTACCAGTACGCGTAGGCGGCGAACCAGTTGTTGTTGCCGCCGTACAGCACGACGGTGTCGTCGTTGCTGATGCCCTTGGCCGACAGCAGCGCCTCGAAGGCCGACTTGTCGACGAAGTCGCGGCGGAGCGGGTCCTGCAGGTCCTGCTTCCAGTCCAGCTTGACGGCACCCTCGAGGTGCCCACCGTCGTAGGCGGCGGTGTCCTCGTCGACCTCGACGATCACCACGCCCGGAGTGTTGAGGTTCTGCTCGACCCAGTCGGCCGAGACGAGCGCTTCGGAGCGGCTCATGAGATGGTTCTCCTTGATCGGTGTGGGAAGGCGTAGGACGAAAGCGGCGCGGCGGCGGGGTGGCGAAAGAGCGCTTGCCGCACGCGGCGAGGGGTGGGGCAGTCCCCGGCTGAGGCCGGTCTGGGCTACCCGATCAGAAGAGGGGACACAGCGCGCTGCCGACGCGGCACAGATCCACAGCGCGTCGGGAGGTGAGCAACTGACCCATAGTGGTTCCAAGACTAGCCACCTCAGCGAAGGCGGCCAAGTGCGCGGTCGATGTCAGCCCGACACCGCGTTGACCAGGACGTAGGCGCCCGGCGTGCTCAGCGCCACGGTCATCAGGACCGCGGCCACCGGACGCAGCCGGACAGCAGGGCTGGCAGGCCCGGCCGTCCCTGCCGGAGCGAGGCTGGAATGCACCCCGCTGAACGACGCCGCGATGGACAGCAGGCACGCCACCGCGGCGATCGCGGCGCCGACGAAAGCGGCCCGGCCGCCGGCGAGGTCGATCACCCGGTGCAGGCTGAGCAGCCCGACCGCGGCGCCGACCAGCACCCCGACGACCAGGGCGGGCAGCCCACGGGCGACCGCGGGGTCGAACCGGGGCGCCGGAAAGACCGCGTCGGTGAAGTGACTGGCCACCAGGCCGGCGGTGATCACGCCGAGCGCCGCCGGCGCCAGGATGTCGCCGTTGCCCTGCCTGCGCAGCACGATCAGACCGGCCAGGGCGACGAGGGCCACCAGCAGCACGGTGATGTCGGCCAGTGACTCCAGCACCCGGGTGCGCACCACACCTCTGGCGAGCTGGTGCAGGAACAGCAGCGGAACGGCCAATCCCAGCACTCCCAGCACCGGCGAGTAGCCGCTGTCGGGCCAGTGCATGATCGCGGCGTCGGCGCCGGCGGCCGCCAGCGCCGCCAGCGCCAGCCCGCCCTTGCGGCCGGGCACCGCGGTGCCGAACAGCCAGCTGAGCGCCAGCGACAGCTGCACCAGGCAGATCGCGACCAGCAGGCCCACGACGCCGAGGTAGGACCCGGCGGCCAGCGCGCCGCCGGCCAGCGCGGTGAGCACCGCCAACTGGATCTGCACAGCGGCAGCCGCGGCCGGCGCCGGCGAGGTGTCGGTTGGCGTGGAGGTGTCCGAGGTCACCGGCTCATGGTCGCAGACGGCCCGACCGTTCGGCGGGCCCAGCCGTGGATGCGCTCCACCAGCTGCGCGGTCATGGCGTTCTCGGCGTGTCCCATGCCGGGTTCGATCCACAGCTGCGAGCGCGACGCCGCGGCGGCCAGCATCCGGGCGTGCTCGATGCCGAAGTACGGGTCGGCGTCGCCGTGCACCACCAGCAGCGGCACGGTCACCGAGGCCGCCAGCTCCACCGGCGAGGCCGGCAGCTCGTCCCAGCCGCCGCCCACCCGGGTCCGAAACGCCCGGTGCAGCACCAGCCGGCCCAGCCGGGTCTCGACGCCGAAGTGCAGCCGGCGCATCGGGTCGGTGCCGCGCTCGTACCACCGTCCGGGGCCGCTGACCGCCACCACGGCCTCGGGGTCACCGCCCAGGCCCGCGTGCCGGATCACGATCGAGGCCCCCATCGAGAACCCGAGTGTGACCACGGGCACATCGGGGCGCCTAGCGCGTAGCCAGCCCACCCCGGCCTCGACGTCGGCGACCTCGTGCACGCCGATCGTGGACATGCCTTCCGAGGCTCCGTGCCCCCTGAAATTCAGCACCAGCACCGAGCCGCCCAGCTCCTGCAACCGCTCGGCGATCGAGACCACCTCAGGCGTGCGGGAGGACCCGGTGAAGCCATGGCCGAGCAGGTAGGCAGGGGCGCCGGCGCCGCCGGAAACATCTGCGTAATAGTCAGCCGATAGAACGATGTCGTCCGCTGTCCGAAGGCGCACAGGTTCCGGACCCCTCATCATGGGAGCATTGTTCCCGTTGTACCCACTACCGGCCCAGCCGGGAGGCGTCATGGAGATCTTCCTCCTCACCACGGCTGCGCAGCCGACCGCCGAAGTGCTCCCTGCCCTCGGGTTGCTCGGGCACCAGGTCAACGTCTTCGGATTCGACGTCAGCCCGCTGCTGACCAGCGACGCCGACGCCGTGCTGATCGACGGCCGGTTCAACCTGGCAGGCGCCCGGGCCTTCATCAAGGTGCTGGCCACCGCGGACGTGGGCATGCCGGTCATCGCGGTGCTGAAGGAGGGCGGCCTGGTCGCGCTGTCGGCGGACTGGGCAGTCGATGACGTGCTGCTTGACACCGCCGGGCCGGCCGAGGTCGACGCCCGGCTGCGGCTGGCGCTGGCCCGGCGCAACTCCATAGTCGAGGCTGAGCCCGGCGTGGTGAAGGTCGGTGACCTCACCATCGAAGAGGCCACCTACACCGCCAAGCTGAAGTCGAACACCCTGGACCTGACCTATAAGGAGTTCGAGCTGCTGAAGTTCCTGGCCCAGCACCCCGGCCGGGTGTTCACCCGCTCGCACCTGCTGCAGGAGGTGTGGGGCTATGACTACTTCGGCGGCACCCGCACCGTCGACGTGCACGTGCGCCGGTTGCGCGCCAAGCTGGGCGCCGAGTGCGAGGCGCTGATCGGCACCGTCCGCAATGTCGGCTACAAGTTCGTCAAGCCGGTCGAGCCGGGGCTGCGGAGCCGGGGTGGGGACTCAGCAGAGGACAGCTCCCCGGCAGGGGCGGACTTCAGCGCGCGGCGGGCTCCGGCCGGCAGCTCCTGAATCCCAGCAGCGGCTGAAGAGCGGGCGGCTAGCCTTGCCTGGTGACCTTGCCGATATCAGACGTCGCCACCCTAACCCCGGCCCTGGCTGAGGCGGTCCGCAAGCTGGCACGCCTGAGTCCGGACTCGGCCGACACCCCGCCGCTGAGCGAGCAGTCGCTGCTGCGGCTGGAGGCCGGCCCGCCGGTGCGGCACCTGGTCTACCAGCAGGACGTCCTCGGCCAGGACCCGGCGCTGCTCGGCTACGCCCAGCTCGACCCGGGCGAGCAAGCGCATGCGGTGGAACTGGTGGCCACCGACCCGCTGGTGGCCGCGGAGCTGCTTGAGGCTGCCGGGCGGCTGGTCGATCCCGGCCGGCTTCGGCTCTGGGCGCACGGGCGCAACAGCGTCGCGGCCCAGGCCGCGGCCCAGGCCGGCTGGCAACCGGTCCGGACCCTGCTGCAGATGCGCCGCCCGCTGGCTGACCTGGAGCTGCCTGAGACCCGGCTCCCCGACGGCGTCAGCATCCGGCCGTTCCAGCCCGGCGCCGACGACCAGGCGTGGCTGGAGGTCAACGCCCGCGCCTTCGCCTCCCATCCCGAGCAGGGCCGCTGGACCCAGGCCGATCTCGCCGACCGGATCGCCGCGCCCTGGTTCGACCCGGCCGGCTTCCTGCTCGCCGTCCGGGACGGGCGCCTGCTCGGTTATCACTGGACGAAGGTGCACACCGAGACCTCGGAGGCGATGGGTGAGGTGTACGTGCTCGGCGTGGACCCCGACGCCCAGGGCTTGAAGCTGGGCAAGGCGCTGCTCGCCGAGGGCCTGCGCCACCTGCGCGAGCGGGGACTGGGCGTCGTGCTGCTCTACGTCGAGGCCGACAACGACGCCGCTCGCAGCCTTTATGAAGGCATCGGGTTCACGGTCTTCGCCCGCGACATCCAGTTCGCCGCCGGCTGAGGCAGGCGGCTCGCCTCGCTGAGGCAGGCGGCTCGCCTTGCTCTGCGATGTCGGCGGCAAGGGCTCGACGAGGGTTCGCCACCCCGATTGCTCTCGTTCGCCTGCTGTTCACCTGACGCGACTTTGATCGCCTTGATCACCGGCAACGGATCGGTGGCCAACGTTGTCGGGCGCCGCTGCGCCTGGCATGTCGAGAGGGCAGCGATTTCTCGTGGCACGCAGGAGGCGGGGACTCTGGTCCCCTGTTCTGATCACTCCGGTTCTGGCGCTGGC
Encoded here:
- a CDS encoding DUF1416 domain-containing protein, which gives rise to MCGAPAQTPTLPAHVDLAKETVIYGTVSKDEAPVPGAYVRLLDSTGEFTAEVLTSATGDYRFFAAPGEWTLSVLHNSGSVRQPVSAPAPGLVEASLVLS
- a CDS encoding sulfurtransferase; translated protein: MSRSEALVSADWVEQNLNTPGVVIVEVDEDTAAYDGGHLEGAVKLDWKQDLQDPLRRDFVDKSAFEALLSAKGISNDDTVVLYGGNNNWFAAYAYWYFKLYGHNDVKLLDGGRKKWELEGRELSKDAVSRPATEYRAQDQDLSIRAFRDETIAAIGAKNLVDVRSPDEFSGKLLAPAHLPQEQSQRGGHIPTAVNVPWSKAANEDGTFKSDEELAKLYADAGLDTGKDTIAYCRIGERSSHTWFVLHELLGHSNVKNYDGSWTEYGSLIGVPIEKGA
- a CDS encoding alpha/beta fold hydrolase, yielding MRLRTADDIVLSADYYADVSGGAGAPAYLLGHGFTGSSRTPEVVSIAERLQELGGSVLVLNFRGHGASEGMSTIGVHEVADVEAGVGWLRARRPDVPVVTLGFSMGASIVIRHAGLGGDPEAVVAVSGPGRWYERGTDPMRRLHFGVETRLGRLVLHRAFRTRVGGGWDELPASPVELAASVTVPLLVVHGDADPYFGIEHARMLAAAASRSQLWIEPGMGHAENAMTAQLVERIHGWARRTVGPSATMSR
- a CDS encoding response regulator transcription factor, whose translation is MEIFLLTTAAQPTAEVLPALGLLGHQVNVFGFDVSPLLTSDADAVLIDGRFNLAGARAFIKVLATADVGMPVIAVLKEGGLVALSADWAVDDVLLDTAGPAEVDARLRLALARRNSIVEAEPGVVKVGDLTIEEATYTAKLKSNTLDLTYKEFELLKFLAQHPGRVFTRSHLLQEVWGYDYFGGTRTVDVHVRRLRAKLGAECEALIGTVRNVGYKFVKPVEPGLRSRGGDSAEDSSPAGADFSARRAPAGSS
- the mshD gene encoding mycothiol synthase, coding for MTLPISDVATLTPALAEAVRKLARLSPDSADTPPLSEQSLLRLEAGPPVRHLVYQQDVLGQDPALLGYAQLDPGEQAHAVELVATDPLVAAELLEAAGRLVDPGRLRLWAHGRNSVAAQAAAQAGWQPVRTLLQMRRPLADLELPETRLPDGVSIRPFQPGADDQAWLEVNARAFASHPEQGRWTQADLADRIAAPWFDPAGFLLAVRDGRLLGYHWTKVHTETSEAMGEVYVLGVDPDAQGLKLGKALLAEGLRHLRERGLGVVLLYVEADNDAARSLYEGIGFTVFARDIQFAAG